CACGATAGCCTTCTAAGGTATGTTCCGGGAAGTCGCCACTAGCACCCCGGTGGGCAATGACGAGAGGGGGTTCCTCAGTCAGCGTATTAAAATCAAAGTCAGGATTTTGCGGAGAACGCACTTCTTCGGCCACCATCGCATCCCGAACCGGATCCCCTGTACGCGGGAAATCTGTGAAGAAGCCATCGACACCGATATTAATCAGTTGTTCAACTTCTTCTGCTGGGGTTTGAGGAGTCCCGTCTGCTTCTAGGGTTAAGAACTGTTCTTCATCTCGTAAGGTATAAGGATGAACCTGTAACCCTGCCTCATGGGCATCATCGACAAAAGGGGTGACTTCACCGGTGAGTTGAGTATCGATTTCGGCTTCCCCATCGCCATCCCCATCAACAGGCGTTTCGAGGTCTTCCCGCAGCAAGATGTTATTTTTCCAAGGACCGGCGCCTTCAGCATATTTTTCGCTGATGACCTGGAGAAATTCGGCACTATCGAGGTCACTGTAAACGGTATTTTCAGACAGGGGAGTTTCAGCAGCATCGAGGAAATCTTCACCGTAAATGGCGGCTAAGTCATTCCCTTGTTCCACATTAAAGCGGATATCGTAGGGAACGGAGAAACCACTATCGGGACTCGCAGAAGCGGTGGCGTTGCCATAGAGTTGAACCAACGGCAAATCGCCTAATCCTGCTGCATCAAGCTGTCCTTGCAGTTCGATCAGGTTTTGGAACTCAAAAGACTGAATAAAAATGCGATTCGGATCAGTGAAGCCTGTCTCTTGTAAGGTTTCAATTAACGGTTCTTCTAACGATAAACCCTGTTCATCGAAGAAGGTAGGATGTTTCGTTTCGGGATAAATGCCAATTTCTTGTCCGGTATCCGCCTCAACCTGTTGAACCAGTTCAATGACTTCTTGAAAGGTGGGAATTTCAAATAAGCCATCAAAAGACGGGTCACGGAAGTCCCGAGATTGAACTGCGCGAACATTCTCTTTAATTTCTTCTAAGGTGAAGTCTTCGGCGAACCAACCCCCGACTAATTCACCATCAAGATTTTTGACGGTCAGTCGGTCGGCAAACTGGGGTAAATCCGGAATATTGGTGGTTAAGGTGCTATTTTCTTTAACAATGGGATTGCCATTCTCGTCGAAGAGAATTTCCCCATTTTCATCCAGTTCTACTTGAGCTAAGGTTGGTTCGTGACGGGCAATTAATACGCCGTCGCTGGTGATGGCAAGGTCAGGTTCAACAAAGTCTGCCCCTTGCGCGATCGCGGCGTTGTAAGCCTCCAAGGTATGTTCCGGGAAGTCGCCACTGGCGCCCCGATGAGCGATAACAATTGGATCTTGCTCGTTTAAGGTATTGAGTTCATTGGTATTAGGTGTTGGAATCGGGGATTCTAACAGTTCTCCTGCAGCGTTGAAATGGAGTAAGAAGGGACCAAACTCATCTCCCACCCAGATCTCGCCATTGGCATCAATGACAAAAGATTCGATATCAAAATCAGCCCCAGTGAGCAGTCGTTCCGATGTATCTTCATTAACAATGGGATAGGGAATCTGATTATTCGGATCAGACAGTTGTATAAAATCTTCCACAACAACTGTGCCATCGCCATTTTCTGTTCCCGTGAAGTTGGGATCCAATTCATAGATGCGTAACAGATAGTCACTGCTATTGTCTTGTGAGCCAAACCCATTATCGGAAAGAAACCAAAACTTTCCTTCTCCCTCTGGAGCAAATTGCACGCCACTAAAGCCTTGTACCGGTTGACCGGCAAAGGGACCGGTTCGTCCGTTAGCAGCAATCCCCTCTCCGGCTGGGGGACCTTCAGCAAATGTATCGGCGGGTAAAACAGCAAATCCTTTTAACATGATGAGAACCTCTACCATCAATACTTTCAACTACGTAGACGTTCTCATGGCAACGTTAATTTTGTTTTAGCAAAGCGTTAAAGATCGACAGTCTTAAAATTATGAAAAGTTTAATAAGGGGATGAAATGCTTCTAACTCAGGGTTCGCTCATTTTGCAACAAGGTGATCAGATTAGATTAAAGTCAGGGAATGAACCAACCTGTCACCGTAACCACTAAACGAGTGGATGATATTCCACTACTTTTCGCACAACTTAAATGACCATTCTCCCTTCACCTTTCACCTCCGTTACCAAACCGATCAATTATTACTAATTTTAGTCATTTTATTATATGACTAAAATCATTAAATAAGTGGTAGAATATCTATGATGACATTAACCACCAATTTTAGTGATGAATATTGCTTTAGGACAGTTAATCCATAGTCGGGTACCGACGCCGATTGATCAACAGAATGTAATTCGCATGAATCGTGACACGCTTGATTCAAGAGCAGTACTGGATCTCAGTCAACCAGCCACCATCACGATGCCTGAAACGAACGGACGCTACATGAGTTTGCAAATCGTCAGCCCCAATGAAGAGGCGAGGATTGTCACGACTCCCGGTGAGTATCGTATCAGCGAAGAGGAAGTGGGAACACGGTACGCATACATCATTATCCGCACCTTCGTTGATGCCTCTAACCCAGCGGATATCGAGGCGGTGAATGCGCTTCAGGATCAAATTGGAGTGGAGGGTGGAGAGGGAACGCTCGATATAAGGAACTGGAACCGCGAGCAAGGGCAGACCCTTGCCGATGTGCTCCTCCTCCTCGCCAGCACCTTGACAGATACCTCGAATTTTGTCGGTGAACCGGAAGAGATCGCTCCGCTCTATCAACTGCTCGAAATGGCTTTTGGCTGGGGGAGTCTCCCTGAGGAGCATTTAGTTGCGATTCCTGTCACTCCCGAGAATAACGACGGCAATACGCCTCATTCTCTAACCGTAAGCAATGTGCCGGTGGATGCCTTCTGGTCAATCAGCTTGTATAATGCTGAAGGCTTGTTTGAGCAGAACGACCGGGAGCGGTACACAGTAAACAGCTACACAGCTGAGCGCAATGCCGATGACAGCTATACTGTAAACTTTGGCCGTTGCGAAGACAGTCGTGTCAATTGCCTGCCCATCATGGAAGGTTGGAATTACGTCGTGCGCTTATACGAGCCGCGGCAAGAAATCTTAAATAGGATTTGGACCTTTCCGCTACCCGAACCAAGCCAATAACTGTAGTAGTCCGTCGCTCTGATCTTAATGAACCGAATCGAGAACTCGACTGTGGTCGTTTAACTTAAGCTTTCCCGCCTTCTCCCATCTTCACCGCAAAAGTAGCATTTCTTAAAGGAGAAGAATTGAGCGAGGGCTTACGTTTCAGAAAATATCTCATAAGTTTGCCAACTTGGCAACAGAGCCGTTGGAAGTTCTCCTATTGTTTAGTTGTGTAGAAATACAACCTAGGAGAAATCAAATGGGTGATATCAATTTTAATATTGCTAAGGATGTCAATCTGAATAAACAAGTTCAGATGGACATTAACAAAAATGTTGATGTCAACGTTAATAACCCCGACCAGTTGGCAACAGCAGAAGCGGATGCGGAAGCCTTTGGTCCGAATGCTTTGGCTGAAGTGGATGCTTATACTTTAGTGACTCCACCAACTGAGATGCCGGGAGAAGTATTTGAGGATAGCGGCGCGATCGATGTTGTAGGTAATACAACTGACTTTGGATTAGAGGGCTCAGTAGAAATTGTGGGGGGTGATGGTGACTTACCAGAAGATATCACTGTTAACCTTAGCAACTCTGACGGAGAGTTGCCAGATGCAGATGATATTAATGCTGGCGGTTCGTTAGCCTCCTTGGATGGAAGCGCTACTACCGATACTCCGATATCAGTACCGGATGCTCCTCTCTCATTCGATAATGACCTGAACCTTAGCTTTGTTCAAGAGATTGCAGTTGGGAATCCAGCAACGGCAGAGGCTGAATATAGTATTGATAATGATGTTGTAGTTAGTTTCGGAAATCAAGATCTTGACCTCAATGGTGACGGAAACTCAGTTGATGATGAACTAACACTGACAATTCCTGCCGGGTCCACCTTCTTCGTAGAGGAACTGGCTAACGGGGAAATAGAGCTTGAATTTGCTTCAGCACCTGAAGGTGACCCAATTCTGTGGTCTCATGATGATCTAGAAGGAGATCTAGCTCCAGATAGTCCTATAGATACTCCTTTTGAAGTGACTGCTTTCGTTCAGGATGCTCAAGATGCGGGGCTAGAAGACATCGAAGCTGATTGGGCTTTTCAAGCCGGTATCTTTGATCGAATTGAAGGCATCCCAGGTGAAGGAGGAACAGCATTTGCTTATGCTGAATCGACTTCTGCGCTTGACCTGAATCCTAACGCTGGCGGTGACTTAGTAGCCTAAGCGCGGTAGGGGCGACTTTTCGTCAAATCAACTCGTCAATTACCAGCCACGAAAACCCTGAACTACATAGCTGCTGCACTCAACCCCTTTGCCTTCAACCAGGAGGATCTTTAACCCAAAGTATCCCTCTCTTAAGCTGTCAACTAATGCAGATCTTTAACCAGGAGGATCTGCTTAGTCTTCAACCAGGAGAAACTTTAACCAGGAGGAACTTTCCTGGTTGAAAAGGGGTGAGCACAATTCTTGCAACCTAGGAGAAGTTACTTACGTGAGTATAAAATATTTGCCCTGTTTTGGCAAGACTTTTTCTAGGATTTTTTCTAGAGCTGAATCAATCCCTTCAGCTTGCCATACTTCTCGTTGAGTTATCAATCACACACACTGATCGCTCAGGTTGGTTCAAGGGAAAGGGGAAAAGGGTTTCTTTTTCCAAGCCGATCATTAAAAGAAATTTGGTTCCGAATCAGAACACTAGCGGCTCCTTCAGATAACGATTTTCTCGGAAAAGTTTTGGAGAGACTTGAGCCTTTTTTTTCTCACTGAATGTAATAAAAACCAAGAATTAGCGGCTTATCCAACCTGAACAGCGCTAGATAAGAGTTATGAATAACGAAAACGTTTCAGAATCTAATCTTAAATCCCTGATCCAACTTGCCTTGAAAAAACACAAATTAGGGGAATTGGAGGAAGCTGAATCACTATACCAACAACTCTTACAAGTTCAATCCCAATCTTTAGGCGAACAAGAATATCAACTGATTGTACTTGGCAATTTGGGCAATATCTTTGAACAACAGGGCAAATTAGAGGCAGCAGCAGAGCACTACCAACAAACATTACAGCTTAAGCCCGATTATGCCGAAATTCATTACAATTTAGGCAATGTTCTCCGGCGACAAGGCAAGTTTGATGCTGCCATCAACTCTTATCAGCAAGCTTTAAAATTCAAGCCGGATCATGCGATGAGTCATCACAATTTAGGCAATCTTCTCCTGTCTCAGGGTCAGTTAGATGCTGCCATAGAGTCTTATCAGCAAGCCTTAAAATTCAAGCCGGATCATGCGATGAGTCATCACAATTTAGGCAATCTTCTCCTGTTTCAGGGTCAGTTCGATGCCGCAAGAGATTCCTATCAGCAAGCTTTAAAATTTAAGCCGGATTATGCTGGCGCTTATTACAATTTAGGTCGAATTTTCCAGCGCAAAGGCGAGTTACACGCCGCGAGAGACGCTTATCAGCAAGCCTTGAAAATTAAACCGGATTATGCTGAGGCGCATTATAATTTAGGCAGACTTTTTCAGGAACAAGGTCAGTTACACGCCGCGAGAGAAGCTTATCAGCAAGCTTTGAAAATTAAACCGGATCATGCCGAAGCTCATCA
The genomic region above belongs to Cyanobacteria bacterium GSL.Bin1 and contains:
- a CDS encoding DUF1254 domain-containing protein, whose product is MNIALGQLIHSRVPTPIDQQNVIRMNRDTLDSRAVLDLSQPATITMPETNGRYMSLQIVSPNEEARIVTTPGEYRISEEEVGTRYAYIIIRTFVDASNPADIEAVNALQDQIGVEGGEGTLDIRNWNREQGQTLADVLLLLASTLTDTSNFVGEPEEIAPLYQLLEMAFGWGSLPEEHLVAIPVTPENNDGNTPHSLTVSNVPVDAFWSISLYNAEGLFEQNDRERYTVNSYTAERNADDSYTVNFGRCEDSRVNCLPIMEGWNYVVRLYEPRQEILNRIWTFPLPEPSQ